ctgaaatgaaaataaaagtaaagtatttagggatttaaaaaaaaacagatgtGAAAGTGCGAAGAAAATTgacaatataaattattcaaaagaaagaaaatgttttaagCATAAtctttttacaatattatttatcttCCATGttcatttactttattttttttgtctatcttaaatatagtaattttgaacatagttaatttttttttcttaaaatgtttGTTGTTCTTATTTCTCTCagttatttctttttgttagtatttctttttcaagttatccatttgatttctttttagtttttaacttttcattGCTTATAAGGATGATTAAAGAATTTGAACTAGTGAATATggatattttaattacaaatattatgttatattatatgaatattatgttagaaaaagttttttatatcaattaaaaatgattttttatcagttttttgaaaaagtataaaatagaGAATATAAAAAGTGTTCAAtcttttatatctattttagaATAGGTATAAAAGGTCAcatatttatattgattattttcagaaaaaatttaaaaagtgttatttttatatttgttattaataaaaacatgataaaaaagaaactttatatatatatatatatatatatatatatatatatatattataaaagtaataagtataaaaagtgacatttttatatttatttttaaatttgtattgtttttgttctcatttcttaaattttgagcACAAAGTTTAAcatagttaaattatttttcttaaatttgtgttattttttatttttatttctctcaattctttcttttaattagtATTCCTTTTTCGAGTTAtccattttatttctttttagcTTTTAGCTTTTGCTTGTAAGGATGGTTAAAGAATTTGAAACCACTGAATATAGATATTTTAAGTACGAGTATTATGTTATATTCTATAGagtatgttatttttaaatgtttttctaaataaatgaattaaaataaaattattggtaagaacaatattaataattaaaaaatatttttaattatttgaaaaattacttttatttaaaattataaaaataaaagagaataacgttatttaaacttatatttcatcgtttaaaaaagtattttttacgattattttatcatacaattttatttggggtgtattttacaattaatttttaatttatgttataatctagataatattatttaaaattaaaagcataaaacataaaaaaaaatctcaaagtATTCATAGATATCTGGGTGTATTGTTGGAGTGAGTGCGCAATAagttataaaatgatattttaaaggAGGAAATAGTAGGTAACTACTAATAATGTATAGGACTAGATACTATAACGGGATAGGACTATGTAAACCCTTCTCTTTACTAACTCTGTAAccaagaaaaaacatataatagaCTATAATATTTggaagggttaaatatgtttttggtcccttaactttcagtaAAAACTGAAATTagtctttttttcaaaattttgacctaatttagtccccaaactttagaacagtatgaatttagtccttttaactaaattttgttaggtttatttgatgtttcaagcacgtttcatgatagcatttggGTTACTTACactgtttgacacatttttgcttcaatgttaactGAGAAAGCGTTAGAAACATCaattaaagttaacaaaatttggttaaaagcactaaattcatacatttctaaagttgggggactaaattaggtcgaagttttgaagagagactaattccaattttcactgaaagttaagggatcaaaaacatatttaaccctatttgGAATTATCAACTTATTTTTGTGAagccaaaaacaaagaaaaaaaggtttGTAGGATCACATTAACCGAATCATGTGTTACCAGAATTTCCATGAAAGTTcgttgtgatttattttaatgatattatgGATGACATCAAATTCTATGATGATTGTCTTATGCATTTGAGGTGTATTTAGAAACTATCAACTGTGAAAATTTGTATgctaaaatatatgataaaaaaattactattatgTTTAAATCATGTAGTTTTTTGGAGTTTGTTGTTAGTTTATAAGGATTGCAGGTTTAATAACAGAAAGTAAAAGCCATTCAAAAGTGATAAATTCTTTACAACAAATCTGCATGACCTCACTCGTGTTTTTATAGGAGGGTTTGTGAAGAATTTTAACAGTTTAATTGTATTCTTAATgcagttgttaaaaaaaattatgggtAGAAGATAAATAATGACACACATTAACCATACTTAAAGGGAAATTGACCTTTAAACCTATTGTTAccttaattttttcaaatttgttaaGATTGAATACAATCCATCCAATGTGAGATATGATAAATATCTCATTGCTTTAGTCAAAAACTAAAGGAAAGTGTTTTAACTTATTCAACATATGATAAAGAATAGTATGcattaatttctatattaagAAACACGTAAAATAGGTTGAGTTTTTAGAGTAATTTCTATAGGTAAGGCCAATATGGTTATTAATATGCAGTTTCAAGATTATATCTTTTTTACTCTACGGTTGAAACTAAACTATTTGATCTTTGATCATATTAAGAAAGTAATGAACATAATCCAAATTTCTCTTCCAAATATTCTTCGGGCGTACATATGCTTAATAtgaaaacttataataaaaaccAATTAAAGAACAAGAACACTAAAGCATATTTGAAAAAACTCGAAAAACTGATAATAAAGACTCATGCTAAGAAAGACCAATAAACCTTAACccaaattttaatgtaaataaaccttaaacaaaagaaagagcAATAAACCTTCCATGTTAAATACAAgctgtgaatatatatatatatatatatatatatatatatatatatatatatatatatatatatatatatatatatatatatatatatatatatatatatatatatatatatatatatatataaaactcaATTTACTAGAATCATCTTACTActttaaaaatttacataattgataaaaaaataaaacataaatgataATTGGCATtattacgttttttatttttttatttttattttttattagtattttttattattatctttttaaataattaaaggtttattaaataattttagaaaaaataagtattttatttttcattaatttgttaattactattttttagataataaagattttatagataaattttagaaaagataAGTACTTTTATTGgtattttgattattatctttttatattattaaggttttatttaataatttgaagatagatatttagtttataattttaagtgaaaatcattaaaaattaaaaaatatatcaacaaaattagTTATCCACAAAGTTAGTTAATTCAAGTACAAATTTTAAGTCCACTATgttttgaaaaagttataaataaaaagttttagacagttaaaattcaattcttttGATGGAGACTCATTTTTAGTCTGTCATCATTATTCTATTTTAGTGTTCAAAATGTAAAGGAGTAATTACCTTAACATCACATACAAGCCTAAAATACCTCacataacatatttattaaaagattaaaaagaaaaacaaaagatgaatGTATTTTGTTGAAGATTTCAATCAAATAAGATTGTATACATTTTTGTCCTTAGTCCTATTGTGATCTTTAATAGTAAAACAGGTGAAAAATAGACtcaaaaaaattagagaaaaaacaaatgaagttctagaaatttttttaaagaagataatgactttttataaaataaaactgataatattaaataatatttatatttgagctttttataaataaaataattaaatgttatcATTAAAATCATTATTACTGTTTTCTAgataaatcaaatcaaaaccatTATCACTCTTTTATAGGTAAATCAAGTGACTTGTATAAATTTAGCACTTATTTCTAAAatccctttatttattttacatattgataatttacattttaaaaacatataatgcAATTTCATTGTTTACAATATTGCTGTACAAATGTTCTCCGAAATTTTGACTTctacaacaaaattaaataaaaataaatttactgaCTAcagtatattaaattaaaacatcgAACTAGATCgcgtttattaaaatttaatatgtcAAAATCtcataacattttatttaaggCATTATAAATAACCTCTGTGTTTTCTCACTCACTTTACATATCACagatattttcaaataatattaaaagataatacgattgaaaatatcttttttagGTTCATTAAGTCGAGATACTTAATCTTAAAGTTGTAAATTTTATAAGCTTTGAATTATGAGTCactttatgataaaatatttgatatgtaTATATCAAGCTtgtgtatttattttatacgtaattaattatttcattgatttttatttagtataaaactttgaatttcatgtttaaatatttctcaCCATATTTCCATAAAAATAGGATTATGAACTCCACATTAAAATTGGTGACTACAATACCTAAAGATTGACTATGTGAATATCTTTTGTAGGATGAATATCTTTAAgccttttaatttttgtttgttgtcttgttttgttttgattgtatttttgtttttggtcaTGAGGTAAATGATTGCACCCAGCACTTATTGATTTATGTGAGAGGTGGGAGCCAATTCTTTATGCTCAATCACTTTCTTAGACATCACAAACTCATCTGGTAAGGTTTGTCATTTGTCTTCaccaacaataatttaaattccctttcaattattttaagattataaaaaattaacaattatatctttattatttttaaccttAACATCACCTTATAACTTCTTGTTCAATCttacaatgaaataaaatactATTGTCACCTCGTGATCCACACTCATACGTAAActttatgtttgaattttatcaTTTAGTCGGAATTTTCGAGGTTATCACATAAGAATTTTTGTATGTTTCTCAATTCAATTGGTTTACTAGAATGTTAGTGATTGGATTGagaaatcaaattattataaattagtatggTGATTCGGGTGATACCAGTTGTTGGAATCTCACTATGAAACTAAATAATcttaattattgataatttgtgtttgatgtattaaatatatatatatatatatatatatatatatatatatatatatatatatatatatatatatatatatatatacacacgtgTAATGTTGATAATTAGTTTTCTATctgaaattgtttattttatctttaaaaactAAATGTTCACTCTAGAAAAATGATATctatatgttatatataacGCAAAGTGGTTGAAATAGTCTTTATTTTACAaagtataaaaatcattttcatgaACTGATTTATAGTAagctattttatttataagtaaatttttatatttatctgttcgtggtaaaaataaaattaagaataatttaatatgaCAGTAAACCTGTAACTTTAAATCTTTGACGTTATGAATTTATGCTCTTACAAGAAAAAAAGTCCCTTCATAATTATCAAAGTACATTAAATGAAAAGATTTAATAGATACAAAATATCATTGTGTTAAATCAATCATAATTActaaataactaattttaaatctCTAAAACATCAGTTATTTTgagatgaaaaaaagttaaataccAATCTTATGAGAAAGGGATAATGGTTATTTGTTTCCTAAAAAAACACATgcattgaataattttaatagaaGCTACtactgttttcttttctttttttcttaagatttggttttttttagtattattttttatagctATCTATGCAATTATGAATGAAGCAGCAGAGCTAGATGGGGCATGGGAATCATCCTGTATCCTCTTAGAGTTGTTTGATAACATCGAAAACCATTTTTAAggcaataatatatataaatataaataaattaaattctgCAAATTTTATTCAACATTTGTTTCCCTACCTATCCATCTATCAGAGTCCAACGCCACCAACTGAACACagaacaacatcaacaacaacctCTACTTGGtgcttcctcttccttttccaCCAAACCTTAAACTTCCACATAACCCAATCAAGTTTTGCTTTAGATTCTCATTTCCCGTCAAACTatatctttctctctctctctctctctctctctctctctctctctctctctctgtgaATTCTCGGAACCCAAAATATTCCaactaaatatttcttctttttcatggCAGATCCTACCCGTCTTTCATTCAGGTTAGATTTCAATCACCCTTATACTCAATTAAACCGGGTCAGTTTTGATTAAGGTTagtcaattaaaaaattgttttttttttttgtttttgggttTTCTGGGTTCTAGTTTTACACGCAGTTTGCGATCGGATCCGGTTACAGTGGATAGACTCACTGGGTTTTAATGGTTCTTCCCTCCTTAGTAATTATAAGGGACTTGAAATGGGTTGtggtattttaaaatctattatgTGATGAGGTGAAAACCAAATAAACGCAAAATTCGCATTCTTTCCTTTGGTTTGTTGCTCACTCCATCTTCTATCTTGCTTGGGGTCCAAGGTTTTTTTCGTGTTTTTTCAGTTATGCTGCATTAGTTTATATACAGGTAGAACCTTAGACTTaaaacaagtttcaaattattCGTGCCTGTCAGTATCAAGGGTAACTTTTACCTTCTTTTGTcccttttattaatttttgtttttagtcctccTTTTGTTGTTCTCCACCTGGATAATATTCTCAAGTTTTTACGTTTCGTCTCTGCTCATATAATTTCTATTGATTTTATGTcctttattacaaaattaaagttATCCAATTTTGGTCTTTCGAGCACATTCTTCAGTCGGGATCAATGGTTGGGGAAGTATTCGTGATAAGGATTGAAGAATCCTTTAATTCctttctattaattttattgtaatttaatgTTGGTGCAAATGTTGTTAAACTATTTAGCTTGCTTATTGTTTCTTTGAAGTTAAActgttacttttattttttgttccgGGAAAATGCTCTCATCCTAATAATCCATGCTCTGTTGCAGTTCAATCTCATACCCTTTGGTGTATCTCTGATGCAATCAGTTGATGAATGAGAAGAGAAATTCGAAGCGTCCAAAATCACTGCCTTACAACATGCCTGTGACAGACTCAAATGAACCGCAGAATTTTGATGATAACATTCTTTTCCCCGTTGAAGAGATTGTACAATACCCATTGCCCGGATACGTGTCACCAACTTCAATAAGTTTTAGTCCTGATGATAGTTTAATCTCTTACTTGTTTAGTCCTGATCACTCTTTAAACAGAAAAATTTATGCTTTTGATCTGAAGACCAATGCACAAGAATTGTTATTTAGTCCCCCAGATGGTGGATTAGATGAAAGTAATATTTCTCCAGAAGAAAAGTTGAGGAGGGAGAGGTTGAGGGAGCGTGGTTTAGGCGTGACACGATATGAATGGGTGAAGACAAGCTCGAAAAGGAAAGCAGTCGTTGTGCCGTTGCCTGCTGGGGTTTGTTCCTTTATCCTGACATGcaattggttgaaattttgtcTTATGTTTTTAATCAGAAGAGAAAAAGTGGTAACACGTTTTAAACATACATGTTAAACTTCATGCCTAATGCTGGTAGGCACATCCCAGAAACACATGGACACACAGGCTTACATTACtctaataatttcattatgatGCCACCAGAATATTATTTCTGCCCTGAAGTGTAACACCTGCTTGGAACTAGCTGTCAGGATATAGATGTTCTATACGAATAAAATTGACTGAAGCTTCAAATGCtgatttttatacatttatcttttttatttaggGTGGCCTATCATTCTGCAACTGCTAACGTAGTTAAAAGGAAGTTGCTGGAATTATTACTAACCTCTGCAATTTCTTGTTGTACCTGAGTTTGAAAGTTGTTTTAACTGAAATGATTATTGTTCCGTCATTGTCATTGGTATTTAGTGGGCTTAGACAACGCCGACCTGATACTAGTATAGGAATCTTATTTACATAATAATGCTATATCAAGCTGTTTACACACTGTTGTGATTTGTATAGGTGTGTTTTAGAATgaatatttttctctccttttgTATTCTATGTTGAATTTGATACTGattattaaattcaaatagtCAAGTGTCTAATgcttatttctttttctatatgAGCAGATTTATATTCAGGACCTTTCCCTTTCAAAACCAGAGCTCAAGCTTCCAAGTGTATCAGGTTCACCCATTATTGATCCACATCTCTCTCCAGATGGATCAATGCTTGCCTATGTAAGAGATTGTGAGTTGCATGTTCTGAATCTCTTGTCAAATGAATCAAAGCAGTTGACCCGTGGGGCAAAGGAACATGGTTTGGTAAGTTCAACACTTGGTTGTCCTTTACTGTATGTTACTAAATGCATTTGAGTTCAATGAAAAGCCGTTGATGATTCTTATATATTGTCACCTGGCTAATTAACCTAACCTTTTTAGATAAAATgtctttaaagaaaaaaaaattaggattaaAAGATTGTATGTATGgtaatgtttctttttaaaacattcCAAGGTTTTCCTGCTTTAAATCAACTGCACATATTATATTTAGTGTTTTTAACTCTATCTTATGCTTTTGACTTGACATTAATTATGAGGCATTTTACTGCCGAATTTGGTTAAGCCTGGTCCTGTCTTTGCTGCCATTGATTGTCCTGGATGATGGTAGTTTAGTGTGCAGTGTTGATTCTGTTCTAGTTCAATCTAGTAGGacttcaatatttttcttttctttttttcttatgaaaatAAGCTatagtgaatttgaaaattggaaCTTCATAACAGTCAATATTCTTGATGATCCAGTAGGATTTAGGTTTGGACTTGTACATTTGTCATTCATATGATTGCATAAagtttttagtttgttttgtagTAGAAGAAATGTTTTGTTTGACTTTTACATTATTTCAGTATGAGAAAATTTGACACTGGGTTTGGGTTTTGCAGATTCATGGGCTTGCAGAATATATAGCTCAGGTGAGATTTGCTTTACACTTATTTTTGTGTGTATACATCTTTAGACAAAATATAATGCTTTCAATTCCTTGTACAAATTAGTCCTTCATTCTAGTTGTGAATGAGCAAGTTGCATAATAAATAGGTTTTGAAATGATGGTATTGCTTTCTACATCATTGCTAGCttgttaaaattttcattacCTTTGAAGTGCCAAAAATAAACTCTTTTTAAAGCTTAATATGTTATGTGTTGTGggaatgatttttatatttaacaataaCTTGTATATTTTGGATTTCAGGAGGAGATGGATAGAAAAACTGGATATTGGTGGTCACTGGACAGTAAATATATTGCTTTCACCGAAGTTGATTCTTCTGAAATACCACTTTTTAGAATTATGCACCAAGGGAAGAGCTCAGTTGGTTTAGAGGCACAGGAAGACCACCCTTATCCTTTTGCAGGAGCTTCAAATGTTAAAGTGCGCCTTGGGGTTGTTGCAATAGCTGGAGGCTCCATTACTTGGATGGATCTTCAATGTGGGGGCAGGGAACAGCAAAACAACGAGGAGGAATATTTGGCAAGAGTCAATTGGATGCATGGAAACATTCTCACCGCTCAGATCTTGAACAGACACCACACGAAAATAAAGATTGTTAAATTTGACATCAAAACaggcaaaaagaaaaatttgttagtGGAAGAAAACGGCAATTGGATCAATATACACGACTGTTTCACACCTCTTGATAAAGGAGTTACCAAATTTTCAGGTGGATTTATCTGGGCTAGTGAAAAAACAGGATTTAGGCATCTTTATCTTCATGATGCAAACGGGGTTTGTTTAGGATCCATCACTGAAGGTGAATGGATGGTTGAGCAAATTGCTGGAGTGAATGAAGCGACAGGTCTAATATACTTTACTGGGACCTTAGATGGTCCCCTGGAGTCCAATTTGTATTGTACTAAACTTTTCATTGATGGAAGTCAACCACTTCAGGTCCCTGTCAGACTTACACACAGCAAGGGGAAGCATATTGTGGTCCTTGATCATCATATGCGAAATTTTGTTGATATTCATGATTCTCTTGGTTGTCCTCCTAGGGTGTTACTGTGCTCATTGGAAGATGGAAGTGTAATCAAGCCTTTATATGAGCAGTCATTTACAGTTCCAAGGTTCAAAAATCTTCAACTTGAGGCGCCAGAGATTATTGAAATACAGGCTAATGATGGCACAACATTGTATGGAGCTTTATATAAGCCTGATGCTTCAAGGTTTGGACCTCCACCTTACAAAACTATGATCAATGTTTATGGTGGTCCAAGTGTACAGCTTGTCAGTAACTCTTGGCTCAGTACAGTTGATCTGAGAGCACAATATTTGAGAAACCAAGGCATCTTAGTTTGGAAGGTCAGTTTTTCTGAATTTTACATGATTATGCTCCACTTCTTTTTTGTTTGTGCTTGCTTTTAAATCTTTATGTATCCACATTACAATGACAACTGCATGGTGAAACTCAAATGTGGACATAATTATGTAAATTATGACCCACACTTCCTATACACATCTTTAATTATGAAAATCTCAAAATGTTTTCACCCTTGCATTTCATATTTCCATTTGTGGCAGTGTTCTGATGTTCCAAATGCATAGGTTCTTGTCCCTGAAGTTTTTAAACTGggaatgtttttttctttttttggtaACAAACATGGAAGTTtgccaatttttttaatgtacgATCAAAATATATAGAGCTTTGGCCTCTATCATGACCCTAAATGCGGTCAGCATATTCTCATGTTAAGCATTGCTCTCCTTGTTTACAGTTAGACAATAGAGGAACTGCAAGACGAGGGTTGAAATTCGAAAGCTATCTAAAACACAAACTTGGTCAAATTGATGCTGATGATCAGCTAACTGGAGCAGAGTGGCTTGTGAAACAAGGGCTTGCAAAAGCTGGTCACATAGGGTTGTATGGTTGGAGCTATGGTGGGTATCTCTCTGCAATGACACTGTCGAGATATCCAGATTTCTTCAAGTGTGCAATAGCTGGCGCCCCTGTTACATCATGGGATGGATATGACACGTTTTACACAGAGAAGTACATGGGGTTGCCATCTGAAAACAAGTCAGGCTATGAAAGTGGTTGTGTTATGAATCAAGTGCACCAGTTGAAAGGGCGGTTGTTGCTTGTGCATGGCATGATTGATGAGAATGTTCACTTCAGGCACACTGCAAGGCTTATCAATGCTCTTGTGGCAGCTGGAAAGCCATATGAGCTAATAGTTTTCCCAGATGAACGCCACATGCCGCGGCGTCATAGTGATCGAGTTTACATGGAAGGGAGGATGTGGGACTTCATTCAGAGGAATCTGtaacataactttttctttcacctCTAGTTTTTGTGTCTAGTTGAATGGACATACTggtttttgaagttttttacCCAATAATCGGTTCTATTTCTTCTTGCCTTATACCTGGTACTTTGATGgctatttttcccaacttcccACCCTAAAAAGAAACTCTTCTGGTATCAAAGAATTGATCAAGTCTTTAAAATTCAGATAGTGTAGATCTTATCTTATCAATAGACTAGTTTAATCTAAATTCTGAAATAGGTTGTTCTTCCATCTAATACCAAATGAGTGCTGTCTGATATACTTGGAGCTGTCTAAGTATATTTTTGTTACAAAATGAATAGCCTTCACATATATTAATGTCTTTCATCAACTTACCAATGAGAATGAAGTCTTTCGGGATTCCATAACATGCAGATGATCTTTTTCTTCTACTTAAGGTTTCATGATTTGAAACACATGTTtgtgataattttaaattaaatcagtTACAAATATAGGTAAGGGTCATAAGcctaaattgttttttaaagatgttgtacatgttttttttttcttgttgaaTCCTTTCGGTTGAGGATCCCATTCTTGATTACTTGTCATGTTTACCTTGTGAATTTGTTGGTTGAAGATCACTATAAAACATtgataatggaaaaaaaaaatatttttaacaaggaTGTGATCATGAAAAAAAGTTCTAACGGAGACATAATGATCAGTTTCTAGACATATCATCATGAAGAAATATAAAGCATAAAAAAGCCTTAGACATGGTGggaaaaaaatcctaaatatcAAATGGTATGATACTCAATGTAATACTTTTTAAGTTAGAAATTTCAAAAagtataaaatgttataatctTGTTCTAGAAGTGTAACAAATTTGtgcaaatataaaaatagagtGATGCTACACAgtaatagaaaataaacaatatcaaataacatAGAATCTAATACAATATAATCatgtgtttgaaaaaaaataatattttttagtactttttttaatgtgtatataaaaaaacaaacttacactaacaaacaaacacataatCACAAATACATCAATATTAATCACATCATACATTCATATACTAACCATATCAATGAATTGATGCTAGAATGGAATGAATTGGATGCTAGAATGGGATGCATGTATGGTGTGAAATATGACTAATAATATGAGTAGTGTGTCTTCTTAAGGATTTAAAAACATTGTGTACGGTATGTTGTAaagatataaaatgaatttctCTATAGTATATCGATGTCATAAAACTGACAATAGcacaaagaaaattttgaaaagaaaagaacatgACAAAACTTTGAACTAATCTTTGCCTAAAAGACTCTTTACATGTCTCAAATTCCTCTAATCAAACATTACTCTAAAACTACAAATAAAATGGTAATATATAAACACTTGGAATATTATAAAAGAGTTGCTTTCTCGCATAGTCTAATTGTGTTAGGAAATGAGCGTAAATGGTAATGTGGTTAAGAAACAAATTCCTTTATTACTAGGGTTTAAGCTTTAGTCCATTTTAACCTAAAATCTATTGGTGGTGTATTTTTTAAGGAATTACATAAATCATTGTTACACAAAGGAGTTCATTCTCTTATTTAGTACTATAATTATCCTAATTGGAGGCATACCACGTTGACAGAATAATATAATGCATGGATCTAACAAATTTTAGATCCAAAAATTTTCACTTAACTGTAATTAAGATTTCCTATAAGTAGGATTTAATTACTTCCAAAAATTTACTTtgacatatttattaaaataatgtttggtatgatattttttgtttttaccgGGTATGGAGAGTGTAGTAGACCTTTAGACAAGTGGCAAGATCTAAGTGGATTAGAGAATCTTTATCTATGTTTCAGAGGATTGAAACACAAGAGAAGATTCATCTACAAAAGACTCTTCGATGCTCTAGTTAGTAAAAGAGTTTggatttttatgaataaaagagagtatGAGTGAATGTGTATTTCTAGTGAGATACCAAGTGTATTTATAGGGTTTCTAGGCCCTATGACTTATGTgataaaaatagataatatcATGATGGtatcaaataatatcaataaaaacaataacttACATGATCAACCAAATATTATGTTGATATATAGTATTAAAG
This Vigna angularis cultivar LongXiaoDou No.4 chromosome 4, ASM1680809v1, whole genome shotgun sequence DNA region includes the following protein-coding sequences:
- the LOC108331713 gene encoding uncharacterized protein LOC108331713, whose amino-acid sequence is MNEKRNSKRPKSLPYNMPVTDSNEPQNFDDNILFPVEEIVQYPLPGYVSPTSISFSPDDSLISYLFSPDHSLNRKIYAFDLKTNAQELLFSPPDGGLDESNISPEEKLRRERLRERGLGVTRYEWVKTSSKRKAVVVPLPAGIYIQDLSLSKPELKLPSVSGSPIIDPHLSPDGSMLAYVRDCELHVLNLLSNESKQLTRGAKEHGLIHGLAEYIAQEEMDRKTGYWWSLDSKYIAFTEVDSSEIPLFRIMHQGKSSVGLEAQEDHPYPFAGASNVKVRLGVVAIAGGSITWMDLQCGGREQQNNEEEYLARVNWMHGNILTAQILNRHHTKIKIVKFDIKTGKKKNLLVEENGNWINIHDCFTPLDKGVTKFSGGFIWASEKTGFRHLYLHDANGVCLGSITEGEWMVEQIAGVNEATGLIYFTGTLDGPLESNLYCTKLFIDGSQPLQVPVRLTHSKGKHIVVLDHHMRNFVDIHDSLGCPPRVLLCSLEDGSVIKPLYEQSFTVPRFKNLQLEAPEIIEIQANDGTTLYGALYKPDASRFGPPPYKTMINVYGGPSVQLVSNSWLSTVDLRAQYLRNQGILVWKLDNRGTARRGLKFESYLKHKLGQIDADDQLTGAEWLVKQGLAKAGHIGLYGWSYGGYLSAMTLSRYPDFFKCAIAGAPVTSWDGYDTFYTEKYMGLPSENKSGYESGCVMNQVHQLKGRLLLVHGMIDENVHFRHTARLINALVAAGKPYELIVFPDERHMPRRHSDRVYMEGRMWDFIQRNL